A genomic region of Janthinobacterium lividum contains the following coding sequences:
- the motD gene encoding flagellar motor protein MotD: MRRARRKYDEEPDNQDRWLISYADFITLLFAFFVVMYAISQVNEGKYRVFQNAIGQAFSLEKGAPPILMEAPQAIPLPNPALKRRTEAIRREREHMTRLAQDLTSTLAPLVKEGKVRVTQTSRGVSVEINASVLFDPGAARLTVESDQALRAVAVLLKDDTHDVQVEGHTDVQPISNSNFASNWELSAARASAVVRLFIASGVKASRLTAVGHADNIPVAPNETAEGRARNRRVAVTILSGIPETVTEVPTAPVAPAPAN; this comes from the coding sequence ATGCGGCGCGCGCGCAGGAAGTATGACGAGGAACCGGACAACCAGGACCGCTGGCTGATCTCGTATGCCGACTTCATCACCCTGCTGTTCGCGTTCTTCGTTGTCATGTACGCGATTTCGCAAGTCAACGAAGGCAAATACCGCGTCTTCCAGAATGCCATCGGCCAGGCCTTCAGCCTGGAAAAGGGCGCGCCGCCCATCCTCATGGAAGCGCCGCAAGCCATTCCGCTGCCGAACCCGGCCCTGAAACGCCGCACGGAAGCCATCCGCCGCGAGCGCGAACACATGACGCGCCTGGCGCAGGACCTGACTTCCACCCTGGCGCCGCTGGTGAAGGAAGGCAAGGTGCGGGTCACGCAGACGAGCCGCGGCGTGAGCGTGGAAATCAATGCCAGCGTGCTGTTCGACCCGGGCGCGGCGCGCCTGACGGTGGAATCGGACCAGGCCCTGCGCGCCGTCGCCGTACTGCTCAAGGACGATACGCACGACGTGCAGGTGGAAGGGCATACGGACGTCCAGCCGATCAGTAATTCCAACTTTGCCTCGAACTGGGAATTGTCGGCCGCGCGCGCCAGCGCCGTGGTACGCCTGTTCATCGCCAGCGGCGTCAAGGCGTCGCGCCTGACGGCCGTCGGCCACGCCGACAACATCCCCGTGGCGCCGAACGAAACGGCGGAAGGGCGCGCGCGCAACCGCCGGGTCGCCGTGACGATTTTGTCGGGCATCCCCGAAACGGTGACGGAAGTGCCGACGGCGCCGGTGGCGCCTGCGCCAGCCAACTGA
- the flgB gene encoding flagellar basal body rod protein FlgB: MIGKLDDYMRFNETALSLRSTRQELLASNIANADTPNYKARDVDFAAALKGAMARKDGVPPALKGTAPQHMPGKGVAAAAGAAGGGKVETLADGTPLLYRAPAQGAVDGNTVDMDLERNAFADNAIRYEAAVTFLNSQIKGMLTAIQGGQ; the protein is encoded by the coding sequence ATGATAGGGAAACTCGACGATTACATGCGCTTCAACGAGACGGCGCTGAGCCTGCGCTCGACGCGCCAGGAATTGCTCGCCTCGAATATCGCCAATGCCGACACGCCCAACTACAAGGCGCGCGATGTCGATTTCGCCGCCGCGCTGAAGGGTGCGATGGCGCGCAAGGATGGCGTGCCGCCGGCCCTGAAGGGCACGGCGCCGCAGCATATGCCGGGCAAGGGCGTGGCCGCGGCTGCGGGCGCAGCCGGCGGCGGCAAGGTCGAGACCCTGGCCGACGGCACGCCGCTGCTGTACCGCGCGCCGGCCCAGGGCGCCGTCGATGGCAATACGGTGGACATGGATCTCGAGCGCAACGCCTTTGCCGACAATGCCATCCGCTACGAGGCGGCCGTGACGTTCCTTAACTCGCAGATCAAGGGCATGCTGACGGCCATCCAGGGAGGACAATAA
- the flgM gene encoding flagellar biosynthesis anti-sigma factor FlgM — translation MKITDNTIKSNPGLPVAPASTSGARNAEKAQATPTTSDNVRLSPQGQALAASATAGSGAVFDTKKVERIKLAIADGQFQVNSEKVADGLLDTVKDLLHSRNR, via the coding sequence GTGAAAATTACCGACAACACCATTAAAAGCAATCCCGGCCTGCCGGTGGCGCCCGCGAGTACCTCCGGCGCCCGGAATGCCGAGAAAGCCCAGGCAACACCGACAACGTCGGACAATGTACGCCTGTCGCCGCAAGGACAGGCATTAGCGGCCAGTGCAACTGCCGGCAGCGGCGCCGTGTTCGACACGAAAAAAGTCGAACGCATCAAGCTGGCGATCGCCGACGGCCAGTTCCAGGTCAACTCAGAAAAAGTGGCGGACGGTCTCCTCGACACGGTCAAGGACTTGCTGCACTCACGAAATAGATAG
- a CDS encoding translation initiation factor Sui1: protein MKSSSLGGLVYSTETGRMCPACRQPLAQCACKAQAKAAPAGDGVVRVSRQTKGRGGKSVTVIKGLPLDAIALALLGKQLRTQCGSGGTVKDGVIEVQGDHVDTILAALVKLGHQPKKAGG from the coding sequence ATGAAAAGCAGCTCCCTGGGCGGTCTCGTCTATTCCACCGAAACGGGCCGCATGTGTCCCGCCTGCCGCCAGCCGCTGGCGCAATGCGCATGCAAGGCGCAAGCCAAGGCGGCGCCCGCGGGCGATGGCGTGGTGCGCGTCTCGCGCCAGACCAAGGGCCGTGGCGGCAAGAGCGTCACCGTGATCAAGGGTTTGCCGCTGGACGCCATCGCGCTGGCCCTGCTGGGCAAGCAGTTGCGCACGCAGTGCGGCTCGGGCGGCACGGTCAAGGATGGCGTGATCGAGGTGCAGGGCGACCATGTCGACACCATCCTTGCCGCGCTGGTCAAGCTGGGCCACCAGCCGAAAAAGGCCGGCGGCTGA
- a CDS encoding flagellar basal body rod protein FlgF, with product MDRLIYTAGSGAKHILDKQATTANNLANATSTGFRAQLDSFRAVPVVADGMMPTRAFVVDSTVGSDFTQGPMQHTGRALDVAVENGGWIAVQSADGSEAYTRNGALKLNENGMLQTQGGLMVQGDTGPMAIPPGVTVAIASDGTVGTISTDVPPGPSTVLGRIKLVNPPEQQLVRGDDGLFRLKDGTVAQADQAVKLTTGALEGSNVSPVDSMVSMIALARQFETQMSLLKNAENNAAKATQILALN from the coding sequence ATGGACCGTCTCATCTACACCGCCGGCTCGGGCGCCAAGCACATCCTGGACAAGCAGGCGACCACGGCGAATAACCTGGCGAACGCCACCAGCACGGGTTTCCGCGCCCAGCTCGACTCGTTCCGCGCCGTGCCCGTGGTGGCCGACGGCATGATGCCGACGCGCGCCTTTGTCGTCGATTCGACGGTCGGTTCCGATTTCACGCAGGGTCCGATGCAGCACACGGGCCGTGCGCTCGACGTGGCCGTGGAAAACGGCGGCTGGATCGCGGTGCAGTCGGCCGACGGTTCCGAAGCCTACACGCGCAACGGCGCCTTGAAACTCAATGAAAACGGCATGCTGCAAACGCAGGGCGGGCTGATGGTGCAAGGCGATACGGGCCCCATGGCGATTCCGCCCGGCGTGACGGTGGCCATCGCCAGCGATGGCACGGTGGGCACGATTTCCACCGACGTGCCGCCAGGCCCGTCGACGGTGCTGGGCCGCATCAAACTGGTCAACCCGCCCGAGCAGCAACTGGTACGCGGCGACGACGGCCTGTTCCGCCTGAAGGATGGCACGGTGGCGCAAGCCGACCAGGCCGTCAAATTGACCACGGGCGCGCTGGAAGGCAGCAATGTCAGCCCCGTCGACTCCATGGTCAGCATGATCGCCCTGGCGCGCCAGTTCGAAACGCAAATGAGCTTGTTGAAGAATGCCGAGAATAACGCGGCGAAAGCCACCCAGATCCTCGCTTTGAATTGA
- the flgA gene encoding flagellar basal body P-ring formation chaperone FlgA — translation MKTPLAFLFALASLPLLAQAQNAGRQTPEALRNSVEQFLQVQSNGLPGKVTVTVGAVDPRLNLAACPAPQAFMAPGARAWGKTTVGVRCTAPSNWTIYLQANVAVVGDYVASAVPLAQGQAIDASQLVTMQGDLAALPAGIATDMAQVVGASTNISLPPGTPMRLDTLRRKPVVMQGQLVRVVSSGNGFQVASEGRAIGSAGDGQTVQVRTQSGQQISGVARAGGLVEVAF, via the coding sequence ATGAAAACACCGCTTGCTTTCCTCTTCGCTCTTGCCTCCCTGCCACTGCTGGCCCAGGCGCAAAACGCCGGCCGCCAGACGCCGGAAGCGCTGCGCAACAGCGTGGAACAATTCCTGCAAGTACAAAGCAACGGCTTGCCCGGCAAGGTGACGGTGACCGTCGGCGCCGTCGATCCGCGCCTGAACCTGGCGGCCTGCCCCGCGCCGCAAGCATTCATGGCGCCGGGCGCGCGCGCCTGGGGCAAGACCACCGTCGGCGTGCGCTGCACGGCGCCAAGCAACTGGACCATCTATCTGCAAGCGAACGTGGCCGTCGTCGGCGATTACGTGGCCAGCGCCGTGCCGCTGGCGCAAGGGCAAGCCATCGACGCCAGCCAGCTGGTAACGATGCAGGGCGACCTGGCCGCATTGCCGGCAGGCATCGCCACGGACATGGCCCAGGTGGTGGGTGCCAGCACGAATATTTCTTTGCCACCCGGCACGCCGATGCGCCTCGACACCCTGCGCCGCAAGCCGGTGGTGATGCAAGGCCAACTGGTACGCGTCGTTTCCAGTGGCAATGGTTTCCAGGTGGCATCAGAAGGACGCGCCATCGGCAGCGCCGGCGATGGCCAGACGGTGCAGGTACGCACGCAGAGCGGCCAGCAGATCAGCGGCGTGGCGCGCGCAGGCGGCTTGGTGGAGGTCGCCTTTTAA
- a CDS encoding flagella synthesis protein FlgN: MQSVTPFSSLRDEQQLMTTLLALMKEEQRHLVAADIDAITELTARKTALVGQLSQLAAQRHQALAAAGFMAAEAGMEDWLVGASEAEAAPLWKALLETTREAKEQNRLNSLLVNKHMVHTQGALNAMRPPAQSGNFYGPSGQPTTNTASRRVVIG, encoded by the coding sequence ATGCAATCAGTGACTCCGTTTTCCAGCCTGCGCGACGAGCAACAGCTCATGACCACATTGCTGGCATTGATGAAAGAAGAACAGCGGCATCTGGTTGCGGCTGACATCGATGCAATCACGGAGCTCACGGCGCGCAAGACGGCACTCGTAGGACAATTGAGCCAGCTGGCGGCGCAACGCCACCAGGCGCTGGCGGCGGCCGGTTTCATGGCGGCCGAAGCGGGCATGGAAGACTGGCTGGTGGGCGCCAGCGAAGCGGAAGCGGCGCCCCTGTGGAAAGCCCTGCTCGAGACGACGCGCGAAGCCAAGGAACAAAACCGCCTGAACAGCCTGCTCGTCAACAAGCATATGGTACATACGCAAGGCGCCCTGAACGCCATGCGCCCCCCGGCCCAGAGCGGCAATTTCTACGGCCCCAGCGGCCAACCGACGACGAACACGGCCAGCCGGCGCGTCGTCATCGGCTAG
- the flgC gene encoding flagellar basal body rod protein FlgC encodes MSLFNIFNVSGSAMSAQAQRLNTVASNLANADSATSATGEAYRAKQVVFEAVPMANGATAVKVQKVIEDPSPMKLVYDPKNPLADEKGYVTMPNVNTVDEMVNMLSASRSYQTNVETMNAAKSLLLKTLTIGQ; translated from the coding sequence ATGTCGCTATTTAATATCTTCAATGTTTCCGGTTCGGCCATGAGCGCCCAGGCGCAGCGCCTGAACACGGTGGCCAGCAACCTGGCCAATGCCGACAGCGCCACCAGCGCCACGGGCGAAGCCTACCGCGCCAAGCAGGTGGTGTTCGAAGCCGTGCCCATGGCCAATGGCGCCACGGCCGTCAAGGTGCAGAAGGTGATCGAAGACCCGTCGCCGATGAAGCTGGTCTACGACCCGAAGAACCCGCTGGCCGACGAGAAGGGCTACGTCACCATGCCGAACGTGAATACGGTCGACGAGATGGTCAACATGCTGTCGGCTTCGCGCTCGTACCAGACCAACGTGGAAACCATGAACGCGGCCAAGTCGCTGCTCCTGAAAACCCTCACCATCGGCCAATAA
- the flhF gene encoding flagellar biosynthesis protein FlhF, with amino-acid sequence MNVKKFTGASSRDALRKVREALGPDAVILSNRQADGVVEILALANDDAASLASPPAASEMAQPRPQLQTQFATPQRPAAPAQRPAAPRPAAPRQAASEPVDMARMQQMMASALAHVKENAAAEMSGMMNEIRAMRGMMETQLAEISWGSTQQREPQKAVVLREMLAAGFSASLARYLIDKLPAGLDGAQSMRWIKTVLSRNLNTVANEDAMLEQGGVFALVGPTGVGKTTSTAKLAARCVMRHGPEKLALITTDAYRIGAHEQLRIYGKILGVMVHSVKDEADLRIALKELKNKHTVLIDTVGVSQRDQMVTEQVAMLSGAGADVKRLLCLNSTATQETLNEVVRAYQGSGLAGCIMTKLDEAASIGNVLDVVIRQKLNLFYVSNGQRVPEDLYLADRGYLIDRAFKLKRDAAATQFSDAELPLLMAQAAARNNEARGVHLG; translated from the coding sequence ATGAATGTGAAGAAATTTACGGGCGCCTCGTCGCGCGATGCGCTGCGCAAGGTGCGTGAAGCGCTGGGCCCCGATGCCGTGATCCTGTCGAACCGCCAGGCCGATGGCGTGGTGGAAATCCTCGCGCTGGCCAATGACGATGCCGCTTCGCTGGCGTCGCCGCCGGCCGCCTCCGAAATGGCCCAGCCCCGTCCCCAGTTGCAGACCCAGTTCGCCACGCCGCAGCGTCCGGCCGCCCCGGCCCAGCGCCCGGCTGCGCCACGTCCCGCCGCACCGCGCCAGGCTGCCTCCGAGCCAGTGGACATGGCCCGCATGCAGCAGATGATGGCCAGCGCGCTGGCGCACGTCAAAGAGAACGCCGCCGCCGAGATGAGCGGCATGATGAATGAAATCCGCGCCATGCGCGGCATGATGGAAACCCAGCTGGCGGAAATCTCGTGGGGGTCGACGCAGCAGCGCGAGCCGCAAAAAGCCGTCGTGCTGCGCGAAATGCTGGCCGCCGGCTTCTCGGCCAGCCTGGCGCGCTACCTGATCGACAAGCTGCCGGCCGGCCTCGATGGCGCGCAAAGCATGCGCTGGATCAAGACCGTCCTCAGCCGCAACCTGAATACGGTGGCCAATGAAGACGCCATGCTGGAGCAGGGCGGCGTGTTTGCCCTCGTGGGCCCGACCGGCGTCGGCAAGACCACCAGCACGGCCAAGCTGGCGGCCCGCTGCGTGATGCGCCACGGCCCGGAAAAGCTGGCCCTGATCACCACCGATGCCTACCGTATCGGCGCGCACGAACAGCTGCGCATCTACGGCAAGATCCTCGGCGTGATGGTGCATTCCGTGAAGGACGAGGCGGACTTGCGCATCGCCCTGAAGGAATTGAAGAACAAGCACACGGTGCTGATCGATACGGTCGGCGTGAGCCAGCGCGACCAGATGGTCACGGAGCAGGTGGCCATGCTGTCGGGCGCCGGCGCCGATGTGAAACGCCTGCTGTGCCTGAATTCCACGGCGACCCAGGAAACCCTCAACGAAGTGGTGCGCGCCTACCAGGGCAGCGGCCTGGCCGGCTGCATCATGACCAAGCTCGATGAAGCGGCCTCGATCGGCAACGTGCTCGACGTGGTGATCCGCCAGAAGCTGAACCTGTTTTATGTGTCGAATGGCCAGCGCGTGCCGGAAGACCTGTACCTGGCCGACCGCGGCTACCTGATCGACCGCGCCTTCAAGCTCAAGCGCGATGCGGCGGCGACGCAGTTTTCCGATGCCGAACTGCCGCTCCTGATGGCGCAGGCGGCCGCCCGCAATAATGAAGCGCGCGGGGTGCACCTTGGCTAA
- a CDS encoding flagellar hook protein FlgE, giving the protein MSFQQGLSGLNGAAKSLDVIGNNIANSSTVGFKQSQAQFADIYANSLYGVGGNQAGIGVSVSQIAQQFNQGNLETSSNPLDIAINGGGFFRTSVNGAIQYSRNGQFQVDKSGFIVNAQLAQLTGYPADVNGKIVAGAVVPLQIDQSDMKPQATTKVDTQVNLNSNTAMPTTVPFKSTDDTSYHKQFPVEVFDSLGNSHNMANFYVKTGTNTWDVYSAIDGTEVTSMKVAAALQTDPASLAARAAYQAAATAVPLVPANVTTAAVAYGNAVGAAVSAAAAAAGATPAQLAAIAATYGSAVPNGVNSSRTPDQIDAAIRAVTVVPAVKTGSLVFNTVGSLDRAAMLALTPPQTLPVTVNLPIFPATGANATLSVQVDFTKSTQLGTATAEKKTEADGYKAGQLSQFIVGDDGVIQGQYNNGKTRSLGQVVLSNFVNPNGLEPLGNNAWVESSASGKPVTGEPKTGNLGNLRASAVEVSNVDLTAELVNMITAQRAYQANAQTIKTQDSVLQTLVNLR; this is encoded by the coding sequence ATGTCTTTCCAACAAGGCCTGAGCGGCTTGAATGGCGCCGCCAAATCGCTGGACGTCATCGGCAACAACATCGCCAACTCGTCGACCGTGGGTTTCAAGCAGTCGCAGGCCCAGTTCGCCGACATTTATGCCAACTCGCTGTATGGCGTGGGCGGCAACCAGGCGGGGATCGGCGTGTCGGTCTCGCAAATCGCCCAGCAATTCAACCAGGGTAACCTGGAAACGTCGTCGAATCCCCTCGACATCGCCATCAATGGCGGCGGCTTCTTCCGTACCAGCGTCAACGGCGCCATCCAGTACTCGCGCAATGGCCAGTTCCAGGTCGACAAGAGCGGCTTCATCGTCAACGCCCAGCTGGCGCAACTGACCGGCTATCCGGCCGACGTCAACGGCAAGATCGTCGCCGGCGCCGTCGTGCCCCTGCAAATCGACCAGTCGGACATGAAGCCCCAGGCAACGACCAAGGTCGACACGCAAGTCAACCTCAATTCGAACACGGCCATGCCGACCACGGTGCCGTTCAAGTCGACGGACGACACCTCGTACCACAAGCAGTTCCCCGTCGAAGTCTTCGATTCGCTGGGCAATTCCCACAACATGGCCAATTTCTATGTCAAGACGGGCACCAATACCTGGGATGTCTACTCGGCCATTGACGGCACGGAAGTAACCAGCATGAAGGTCGCGGCCGCCCTGCAGACGGACCCTGCCTCGCTGGCCGCGCGCGCCGCCTACCAGGCTGCCGCCACGGCCGTGCCGCTGGTGCCGGCCAACGTGACGACGGCCGCCGTCGCCTATGGCAATGCGGTTGGTGCCGCCGTCTCGGCCGCCGCCGCCGCCGCGGGCGCCACGCCGGCGCAACTGGCCGCCATCGCCGCCACCTACGGCAGTGCCGTGCCGAATGGCGTCAATTCGAGCCGCACGCCCGACCAGATCGACGCTGCCATCCGCGCCGTGACCGTGGTGCCAGCCGTCAAGACCGGTTCGCTGGTCTTCAACACGGTCGGCAGCCTGGACCGGGCCGCCATGCTGGCCCTGACGCCGCCGCAAACCTTGCCCGTCACCGTCAACCTGCCGATCTTCCCGGCCACGGGCGCGAATGCGACCCTGTCGGTCCAGGTCGACTTCACCAAGTCGACCCAGCTGGGCACCGCCACGGCGGAAAAGAAAACGGAAGCGGACGGCTACAAGGCGGGCCAGCTGAGCCAATTCATCGTCGGCGACGACGGCGTCATCCAGGGCCAGTATAACAATGGCAAGACGCGCAGCCTGGGCCAGGTGGTGTTGAGCAACTTTGTCAACCCGAACGGTCTGGAGCCGCTGGGCAACAACGCCTGGGTGGAAAGTTCGGCCTCGGGCAAGCCCGTCACGGGCGAGCCCAAGACGGGCAACCTGGGCAACTTGCGCGCCTCGGCCGTGGAAGTGTCGAACGTCGACCTGACGGCGGAACTGGTCAACATGATCACGGCCCAGCGCGCCTACCAGGCAAATGCGCAGACCATCAAGACGCAGGATTCCGTTTTACAGACTCTGGTGAACTTGCGCTAA
- a CDS encoding flagellar motor protein → MDWSSVIGLALALAGLLVGQALEGGKMASLLQPAAFAIVVIGTFGAVLLQTRLRTFVRGLEMLRWVFLPPADTRAALARDIGQWSLTARRDGPLALERLMENTADRFNAKGLRMIVDGIAPDKLRQLLDVEISAYEMAERQAVKVWESAAGYSPTIGILGAVLGLIHVMENLTDPSKLGGGIAVAFVSTIYGVGLANLLFLPVANKLKAIVSRRVLQYEITAAVLYDIATGDHTRIIEERVASLLHEH, encoded by the coding sequence GTGGACTGGTCCAGCGTAATCGGGCTGGCGCTGGCGCTGGCGGGCCTTTTGGTCGGCCAGGCACTGGAAGGCGGCAAGATGGCCTCCCTGCTGCAACCGGCCGCCTTTGCCATCGTTGTCATCGGCACCTTCGGCGCCGTGCTGCTGCAAACGCGGCTGCGCACCTTCGTGCGCGGCCTGGAAATGCTGCGCTGGGTCTTCCTGCCACCGGCCGACACGCGTGCCGCGCTGGCGCGCGACATCGGGCAGTGGAGCCTGACGGCGCGGCGCGACGGCCCGCTGGCGCTCGAGCGCCTGATGGAAAACACGGCCGACCGCTTCAACGCCAAAGGCTTGAGGATGATCGTCGACGGCATCGCGCCCGACAAGCTGCGCCAGCTGCTCGACGTGGAAATCTCCGCCTATGAAATGGCCGAACGCCAGGCCGTCAAGGTGTGGGAATCGGCGGCCGGGTATTCGCCTACCATCGGTATCCTGGGCGCCGTGCTGGGCCTGATCCACGTGATGGAAAACCTCACCGATCCGAGCAAGCTGGGCGGCGGCATCGCCGTGGCGTTTGTCTCGACCATCTATGGCGTCGGCCTGGCCAACCTGCTGTTCCTGCCGGTGGCGAATAAACTCAAGGCCATCGTTTCGCGCCGCGTGCTGCAGTACGAAATCACGGCCGCCGTGCTGTACGACATCGCCACGGGCGACCATACGCGCATCATCGAAGAGCGCGTCGCCAGCCTGCTTCACGAGCACTGA
- a CDS encoding flagellar hook assembly protein FlgD, with the protein MATIDTNTAVTTDLMATMNPKKSTAEPGSVEAETNKFLTLLVTQLKNQDPMNPLDNAQLTSQLAQLSTVTGVNKLNTTLETLKASYQQAESMQAANIIGHGVLTAGKDINLSKSAALLGVDLATAADKVKVVIYKDGKEVHSIDLGAQAAGTLPLGWNGSTADLDKDGKPVVLADGAYTFTVEATRGGTKLKDATALMFGSVASVSTGANGVKLNVPGVGSITMADVKQIL; encoded by the coding sequence ATGGCAACCATCGATACCAATACCGCCGTCACCACCGACCTGATGGCGACGATGAATCCGAAGAAGAGCACGGCCGAGCCAGGCAGTGTCGAAGCGGAAACGAACAAATTCCTCACCTTGCTGGTCACCCAGCTGAAAAACCAGGATCCGATGAATCCGCTGGACAATGCGCAATTGACCAGCCAGCTGGCGCAATTGTCCACCGTGACCGGCGTCAACAAGCTCAACACGACCCTGGAAACCCTGAAGGCCAGCTACCAGCAAGCCGAATCGATGCAGGCGGCCAACATCATCGGCCATGGCGTGTTGACAGCGGGCAAGGATATCAACCTGAGCAAGAGCGCCGCGCTGCTGGGCGTGGACCTGGCCACGGCAGCCGACAAGGTCAAGGTCGTCATCTACAAGGATGGCAAGGAAGTCCATTCCATCGACCTGGGCGCACAGGCGGCGGGCACCTTGCCGCTGGGCTGGAACGGTTCCACCGCCGATCTCGACAAGGATGGCAAGCCGGTCGTGCTGGCCGATGGCGCCTACACCTTCACGGTGGAAGCCACGCGCGGTGGCACCAAGCTCAAGGATGCGACGGCGCTGATGTTCGGTTCGGTCGCCAGCGTGTCGACGGGCGCGAATGGCGTGAAATTGAATGTCCCGGGCGTGGGCAGCATCACCATGGCCGACGTGAAACAGATTCTGTAA
- a CDS encoding MinD/ParA family protein — protein sequence MANFDFDQAEGLRRMLAGPQPRVMTFLSATPQDDKGAMLVNLGASLVYGGNDVLLLDASGGSDGVAARLGLAHGASLRDVARQQCGLNQVIHQVPQGFGVASLGARNHLMDSMDYAGEDELRRLGKTFEVLARQSGIVLVDGVVADEGDCFPVPLMASSDIVVQVSTSATSIKAAYCLIKRLSQELGRRPFGILVTGASESEAKVVYDNMAQAASRYLAVKLTSMGSVPADEYLHRAARLGRSVVDAFPLAGASVAFRGLAERLARSAAPVLGGTLYQTGSPHQFSA from the coding sequence TTGGCTAATTTCGATTTCGACCAGGCCGAAGGCTTGCGCCGCATGCTGGCCGGCCCGCAGCCGCGCGTCATGACGTTCCTCTCGGCCACGCCGCAGGACGACAAGGGCGCCATGCTGGTCAATCTGGGCGCGTCGCTCGTCTACGGCGGCAATGACGTGCTGCTGCTCGACGCCAGCGGCGGCAGCGATGGCGTGGCGGCGCGCCTGGGCCTGGCGCACGGCGCCAGCCTGCGCGACGTGGCGCGCCAGCAGTGCGGTTTGAACCAGGTCATCCACCAGGTGCCGCAAGGCTTTGGCGTGGCCAGCCTGGGTGCGCGCAACCATTTGATGGACAGCATGGACTATGCGGGCGAGGACGAACTGCGCCGCCTGGGCAAGACGTTCGAGGTGCTGGCGCGCCAGAGCGGCATCGTGCTGGTCGACGGCGTCGTGGCAGACGAGGGCGATTGCTTCCCCGTGCCGCTGATGGCGTCGTCCGATATCGTCGTGCAAGTCTCGACCAGCGCTACCTCGATCAAGGCGGCGTACTGCCTGATCAAGCGCCTGAGCCAGGAACTGGGACGCCGTCCGTTCGGCATTCTCGTCACCGGCGCTTCCGAATCCGAGGCAAAAGTGGTATACGATAATATGGCGCAGGCGGCGAGCCGCTACCTGGCCGTGAAGCTGACCTCGATGGGTTCGGTGCCTGCCGACGAGTATCTGCACCGCGCGGCGCGGCTGGGCCGCAGCGTGGTCGATGCGTTTCCGCTGGCGGGCGCGTCGGTGGCGTTTCGCGGACTGGCCGAGCGGCTGGCCCGTTCGGCGGCACCGGTGCTTGGCGGCACCTTGTACCAGACGGGGAGCCCGCACCAGTTCAGCGCCTGA
- a CDS encoding RNA polymerase sigma factor FliA → MYTVKGKSNKDYLLTEHIPLVKRLAHHMKAKLPPSVEVDDLIQAGMIGLLDAISRYEETHGAQFETYAVLRIRGAMLDELRTSDWLPRSMRQNMRKIEEAMSTLQQRLGHPPTESEVAKLLKMSLADYQEMLGDGGGHQLVYYEDFHDPDGNDSFLDRHCVDEDSDPLRSLLDTDFRQSVIDAIDALPPREKILMGLYYEEELNLKEIGAVMGVSESRVSQLHTQAVARLRATLREQAWTGPA, encoded by the coding sequence ATGTACACGGTCAAAGGGAAATCGAACAAGGACTATTTGCTGACGGAGCACATTCCGCTGGTGAAGCGTCTGGCGCACCATATGAAGGCGAAATTGCCGCCTTCGGTCGAGGTCGATGACCTGATCCAGGCCGGCATGATAGGCCTGCTCGATGCCATTAGCCGCTATGAAGAGACACATGGCGCGCAGTTCGAGACGTATGCCGTGCTGCGCATCCGCGGCGCCATGCTCGACGAATTGCGCACCAGCGACTGGTTGCCGCGCAGCATGCGCCAGAACATGCGCAAGATCGAAGAGGCGATGAGCACCTTGCAGCAGCGCCTCGGCCATCCGCCGACGGAGTCGGAAGTGGCGAAGCTGCTCAAGATGTCGCTGGCCGACTACCAGGAAATGCTGGGCGACGGCGGCGGCCACCAGCTCGTGTACTACGAAGACTTTCATGACCCGGACGGCAATGACAGCTTTCTCGACCGCCACTGCGTGGACGAGGACAGCGACCCCTTGCGTTCCCTGCTCGATACCGATTTCCGGCAATCCGTGATCGATGCCATCGACGCGCTGCCACCACGCGAGAAAATACTCATGGGCCTGTATTACGAAGAAGAGCTGAACCTGAAGGAGATCGGCGCGGTGATGGGCGTGTCGGAATCGCGCGTCTCGCAGCTGCATACCCAGGCCGTCGCGCGCCTGCGCGCAACCTTGAGGGAGCAGGCGTGGACTGGTCCAGCGTAA